The Caulobacter sp. FWC26 genome contains a region encoding:
- a CDS encoding 4-oxalocrotonate tautomerase family protein produces MPYVNIQVTREGVTAEQKADLIAGVTTLLSEVLGKDPNTTFVVIDEVALENWGVGGLPVETYRALRKRPE; encoded by the coding sequence ATGCCCTATGTGAACATCCAGGTGACCCGCGAAGGCGTCACGGCCGAACAGAAGGCTGACCTGATCGCGGGCGTGACCACCCTTCTCAGCGAGGTTCTGGGCAAGGATCCGAACACGACCTTCGTCGTAATCGATGAGGTCGCGCTTGAAAACTGGGGCGTCGGCGGCCTGCCCGTAGAGACCTACCGGGCGCTTAGAAAAAGGCCGGAATGA